Genomic DNA from Taurinivorans muris:
CGGCAACTGGCAGAAAAAGAAGCGGAACTGCAAAACCTCATGGACGAGCAGGAACGCAAACTCCAAGAAGTTTGCGGACTGACTGTTGAAGAAGCCAAAGCCCGCTTATTCCAGGAAATTGAAGCAAGAACCCGCCATGAAGCTGCCCATATCGTCCGTGTCATTGAAACGGAAGCCAAGGAAAATGCGGACAGAAAAGCGAAAGAAATCATTGCAGGGGCGATACAGCGCTATGCGGGCGACTACGTCGGCGAACAAACGGTCACGGCGGTTCCGCTCCCAAGCGAAGATATGAAAGGTCGTATCATCGGTCGTGAAGGCAGAAACATCCGCGCTATCGAAGCCGCTACCGGCGTCGACCTCATTATTGACGACACGCCGGAAACAGTCATTTTATCCGCATACAGCCCGATGCGCCGCCAAGTAGCCCGCATGGCGCTTGAAAGACTTATCCAAGACGGCAGAATACACCCTGCGCGCATTGAAGATATTGTCTTAAAATGTGAAGAAGAACTTGATATCCAAGTCCGCGAAGTCGGCGAACAGGCGACCTTTGACGCCGGCGTGCACGGTATTCATGCGGAAATCGTCCGCTTGCTCGGACAATTGAAATACAGAACAAGCTTCACCCAAAACGTTTTGCAGCACTCTTTGGAAGTTTCCGCGCTTTGCGGCATGATGGCAGCGGAACTCGGCATGGACGTGAAAAAAGCGAAACGCGCAGGTCTGCTCCATGACATAGGCAAAGCGGTCGACCATGAAGTCGAAGGGTCCCACGCGTTGATCGGGGCTGATATCGCCAAAAAATACGGTGAAAGCAAAGAAATCATCCACGCCATCGCGGCCCACCATGAAGACCAGCATCCGGAAACCGCCCTTGCTGTTCTTGTGCAGGCAGCAGACTCCTTGTCCGCCGCCCGTCCGGGAGCAAGAAAAGAATTGATGGAAAGCTATGTCAAACGTCTTGAAGAACTTGAAGGAATCGCCACCGGTTTTGACGGTGTTTCCAAAGCATATGCCATTCAAGCCGGACGCGAACTCCGCGTTATGGTTAATTCCGACAACATCGATGACGACAGGGCATATTTGCTTTGCAAAGATATTGTTGCTAAAATTGAAGAAACATTGACTTACCCAGGACAAATCCGCGTTACCGTGATCAGGGAGCGCCGGGCAGTTTCTTTTGCACGCTAATCCCTTTGCCTCATGCCAACAGAACAGTCATGCAACAGTCGCGGAACAAGGTAGAAAATTGTCATGAAAATCCCATTTGAACCCAATTTTAAAAAAGGCGGCGGACTTATCACTGCCGTAGTGCAGGATATTCATTCCAATGAAGTTATCATGCTTGCTTACATGAATGAAGAGGCCTACCAGAAAACATTGGAAACAGGGGAAGCCCACTATTACAGCAGAAGCAAACAAAGGCTCTGGCATAAAGGGGAAACTTCCGGACATATCCAAAAAATACATTCCATCCGTCTGGACTGCGACAGCGACGCTCTGCTTCTGAAAGTGGAGCAAATCGGCGACATAGCTTGCCATGAGGGATATCATTCCTGCTTTTTCAGGGAATTGAAAAACGGTATCGTATCTTACTGTTTCAAACAATTGAAACACCCAACATTAATATACAAAAAGTAAGAGGAAACTATGCCTAATCAGCTTAAACTTGGTCTTCCCAAAGGTTCGCTCGAAGATCCCACCATTTCCCTTTTTGACCGCGCAGGCTGGAAAATCCGCAAACATATCCGAAATTACTTTCCTGATATTGATGACCCGGAAATAACCGCCCGCCTTTGCCGGGTTCAAGAAATCCCCCATTACATCCAAGACGGTATTCTTGACCTTGCCTTGACCGGAAAAGACTGGATAGAGGAAATGGGAATCGACATGAAAAGTGAAAATTCTCCCGTCATCCATATTGCCGACCTTGTTTATTCAAAAGTTTCCAACAGACCCGCCCGTTGGGTTTTAGCCGTCGCAGGCGATTCTCCCTATCAAAAACCGGAAGATTTGAAAGGCAAACGCATTTCGACAGAACTCAAAGGCGTAACGCAGAAATACTTTGAGCGCCTCGGTATTCCCGTGCAAATTAATTATTCATGGGGAGCGACAGAAGCAAAAGTCGTGGAAGGCTTGGCGGACGCTATCGTTGAAGTCACAGAAACGGAAACGACCATAAAAGCGCATAATCTGCGTGTCATCGACGAAGTTTTTGTTACGAACACCGTTCTCATTGCAAACCGGGCGGCTTACGAAAACCCTGTTAAACGCAAAAAAATAGAACAAATCAATCTCCTTTTGCAGGGCGCATTAAAAGCGGAGTCGCTCGTAGGGATAAAAATGAACGCTCCCGCGGCAAAACTCGATGCAATTCTCGCCCTTTTGCCTGCGCTTAATTCCCCCACGGTCGCAAGCTTGAAAGATTGCGAATGGCTTTCTTTGGAAACGGTTGTGGACAAGAATTTAGTAAGGGATTTAATCCCGAAACTTCGGGAAAAAGGCGCTGAAGGCATACTTGAATACGCCCTCAATAAAGTTATTTGAACAAGCCCCTTTCGGGGCTTTTCTTTACCCATTCTGAAAAAAATATCAGTATAACATGCTGCATTAACAATCTTTTAAAATGCTTTACTCAAACCGCGTTTTGGCATAGAGTACATTTCTGAAATTATTGATAACCTATTTGAAATGAACAATAAAACAGCCTTCACAACAACGCTCACTTTTGACGATCCGAGTTTGGCTCAACAGCTCTTTGGTCCGCTGGAACTTTATTTAAAAGAACTCAGCCGATATTCCGGAGCTTCTTTCAGCACACGCGGAACAGAACTTTTCATTTCGGCAAATTCCGCAAAAGAACAGGAGCAATTGGCGCTTCTTTTTGCAAAAAGCTATGAAACCCTGCAAAAGGGAAAAGAATTGGATGCCCATTCCCTTATTGATGCTTACACACAATTAAAAGCAAACGCCGAAGAAGAACTTTTTCCGCAGTCAAATACCCTTGTCACACCCCGCAAAACAATAACGGCACGCAATAATTCACAAAAGATATTTTTGGATTTGATCCGCGAAAAAGAAATGATTTTCGCAACAGGCCCGGCGGGAACCGGCAAAAGTTATTTGGCTGTCGCAGCCGCTGTTTCAATGCTCCAAGCCAAGCGGGTAAAAAAGATTATTTTAACGCGCCCGGCAGTGGAAGCAGGAGAAAAACTCGGCTTTTTGCCCGGAGATATGGAAGAAAAAATCAATCCCTATTTACGCCCGTTATACGATGCGTTAGGCGATATGCTCGGTACAGCCCAGCTGATTGCCAAGCAGGAAAGCGGACAAATCGAAGTCGCCCCTCTTGCGTTCATGCGGGGCAGAACCCTCAACGAGGCATTTCTTATTCTTGATGAGGCGCAAAACACCACCCGTGAACAAATGAAAATGTTTTTAACCCGTTTGGGATACGGCTCGCGGGCGATTATCACAGGCGACCTTACACAGATAGATTTACCTCCCATCCATGTGAGCCAATTGCAGGAGGGAGAAAAAAAAGGCGAAACAAGATCTGGTCTTATCCATGCATTGAAATTATTGAAACATATCCCGGAAATCGGATTTATCCATTTTAAAAAAAGCGATGTCGTACGTCACCCCCTTGTGGGACAAATTGTCGATGCATATGACATTTTCGATACCAAAATGAAAAATGAAGACCTTTCCGACAACAGCATGAAAAATAATGAAAGCTAACCAATTAAATTTAAAACAACTGTACATCCATATCAAAGGCATGCTTTTATACCATGACCATGGTTACGGCATGCTTTCTTTGCTCGGCACAGCCCTTTTACTGGCTTTTTTTATCGGTATTCCTCACAATGACAGCCCTGTCCTTTTTGTCGCGGGAGAAATTGCCGATGAAACCGTCGTTGCAAAACGGGATTTTCTTGTCGAAGATGAAGAGGGAACCAAAAACCGCCGGGATAAAATCCGAGCCATCCAGCCCCTTGTTTTTGACTATAACCGTGAAGTCGCCACCCATGTGAGAGAAGCAATTCTCAATTTGCTGCACGCTATCAATACCTTTTCCATCCATAACGATATAAACGGATTGGAAAAAATTCAAAAACAATTCAATTCAACTTATGATACGAATGTCAGTTTGGAAGAATTCAAATCGCTTGCCGCCGCAAAACCTCAAGACTTCGCCTTTGACACGCTTCTTCCATGGATTGATTCCAGACTGTCCGATGGCATTTTGGCTGACAGCAGAATTTTATACAATACTCCCAATTCAATTCTAATCCGTGACACCCAAACCCTTGCGGAACGCTTACGCTCCACAAGCACCGGACTTATCGACTTGTCTTCCCTCACCGTCGCCATGGGCAATCAAATCAGAGCGAATTTAGAAATTTCTGAAAATTCCAAACAGGCATTTTTAAAAATTTTCCCTCATTTTCTTGCCCCGACCCTTTCTTTAAATCAAAAAGAAACCAATGATAAGACCCAAGCCGTCCTAGATTCCATCAAACCCATTTATTTTCAAATTCACAAAGGCGAAGTCATTGTGCGCAAGGGCGATATCGTCACCCGTGAAGCACAGTTGAAAATGCAGGCAATTTTTAACAACACAAGCACCAATTTCAATTTTTATAAGACAGCCGGAACATTTTTACTCAGCCTGATTTTAATGCTCGGACTTTTTATGACCCCCTCCGGACAAAAAGGCCGTATTCTCCACTCAAAAGACCAATTGTTCATTGCCGTGATTTTAATCTTGGTCGGAATGGGAGCAGGAAGTCTTGTCCTTTTCGGGCAGTCGTTTTCTTCGGAACTTTCCCTCAGCCTGCTTGCGTATTTCTTTCCGATTTCGGGTATTGCGGGGCTTGCCGTGCTTATTTTCGCCGCCCGCCGCTACTGCGTCATCGGATTTTTGGTATCTTTCTATACCTGCCTTCTTTTCCAAGGTGACATTTCCTTATTTTTATTCTATTTTGTCAGTTCCATGATCAATACTTGGCTGATTTTACGCTCACAGTCACGCCAAGACGTTGTCTGGAGCGTTATCCCGCTTTTCACCGCCTTGCTGATCACCGGTTTTTCTTCCGCACTCATCATGGGATTATCCCCTACCAAATACCTTACGCTCATTTATCTGCTTGCGGCGAATGCAATCTTATCCATTGTCATTCTCTTTGCCCTCAGTCCGATTTTGGAAATGATGTTCGGTTACACCACACGGTTCCGGCTCATGGAACTTATGAACCTTGACCACCCTCTTCTGCAAAAACTCATGATGGAAACCCCCGGAACATACCACCACTGCCTGGTTGTTTCCAACCTCGTGGAAGCAGGGGCGAAAGCCATAGGGGCGAACAGCTTATTGGCGAAAGTCGGAGCATTGTACCATGATATCGGAAAACTCGGACATCCGCACTATTTCAGTGAAAATCAGTTCGACGGTGTCAATCCCCATGACAAGCTTTCTCCCCGCATGAGCTGTCTGATTATTTTTTCCCATGTGAAATTCGGCATCGAACTTGCCGAACTGCATAAGCTCGGCAAAGAAATTACGGACATGATTTGCCAGCACCACGGAACAAGAATGCCCATGTATTTTTACCACAAGGCGGTCAAAGCCGGAGAAAACCCGAAAGAAGCGGACTTCCGCTATTCAGGTCCGCGCCCGCAAACCAAAGAAGCCGCAATCCTCATGATGGCTGACACCTTGGAAGCCGCAATCCGCTCCATGCCGGACCCAAGTTCCGCAAGAATAAGCAGCTCCGTTGAAACGCTGGTAAAAAACATCTATGCGGAGGGACAGCTTGACGAAGCGGATCTGACGTTTAAAGACTTAACAAAGCTCATTGATGGATTTACACGGACGCTTATCGCATTAAACCACCAAAGAATCAGTTATCCGACCATAAAAATCAACGATCCCAATACGAAAGAAGAACAAAAAAATTCAGAAAACAAATCTGAAACTAAAACGGAAAGCAAACCGGAAAACAGAGAAGAAAAACAAAAAATCCAATAAATACGCCGCATGATGAAAAACAAGTATGACATAAGAATTGACAGCCTCCCCCCCTATCCCAAAAAACTGTGGGAAGAAATACTTGTTCTTTTTCTCGGTCTTTTAGAAACGCATAAAAATTTTTCTTTTAAAAACTGTACATTAACCTTGCTAGTTGTCAAAGATAACGATATGATTTCTTACAACAAAGAGCAAATGAATGCTTATGGACCTACCAATATTCTGAGCTTTCCGGAAAACGACAGCAAAACGGTATTCATCGGCAAAGCGCAATCCGCCATTATGAAAAACCGCAGCAGTTTGGGAACTCTCATTTTAAGCATTGACACGCTTTTGCGTGAAGCATATTTGTACGGACAAAATCCCCAGACCCATGCGGTACGGCTTCTCGCCCATGGGCTCGCCCATTTGCTGGGATACGACCACGGAAAAGAAATGTGGGAATTGACAGATTTTTTAGAAGATAATTTTTCACGGCAAGAATATTCACACACCATCACCCCTTTTTGGAGTTTTACACATGGCTAAATCACATCGCTGCGGCTGGGTTGTCCTCATGGGACCGCCAAATGCCGGAAAATCAACACTCACCAATGCTCTTATCGGGCAGAAAGTAAGTATTGTCACCAGCAAACCGCAAACAACAAGAAACCGCATTATCGGTATTTGCTCCGAAGACAACGCCCAAGTGATTTTCATGGATACGCCGGGACTGCACCATGATAAAAATCAAATGCGCGGACCTCTTGGAAAACAGATGATTCAGGCGACATGGCAAAGCTTGTCCACCGCCAATGCGATTATGATGGTGCTTGATTCCGATTTATACATCCGAAAACCGGAATTTTTGGAGCGTGATATAGCTTCTTTCAAAATGGCGTTCGCACAAGAGGAACGCCCTGTTTTCATCATCGTCAACAAAGTGGATTTATTCGCCGATAAGGCGAAAATGCTGCCCCTTTTGGAAAAATTGCATGAGGATTTGCCAAAAGCAACGCTCTATCCTTTGTCCGCAGCACAAAAAGACGGCATAGCGGAACTCAAAAAAATGCTTATCGACGCAATGCCGGAAGGTGAGCCCCAATTTCCGAAAGACCAACTTTCAACCGCACCGACCCGTTTTTTGTGTGCGGAAATCATCCGCGAAAAGGTTTTCGACCATTTGCGCCAAGAAGTCCCCTACACGACTGCCGTCGATATTGAACACTGGGAAGAAATTCCTGAAAAAAATCAAACCATTATCAATGCGGTCATTTATGTTGCGCGCTCTTCCCACAAAGCCATGGTCATAGGACGTGCAGGAACGACCATTAAAGAGATCGGAACGCTCGCCCGCAAAGACATTCAGGAGCTTATCGGGGGCAAAGTCCATTTGGAGCTTTGGGTGAAAGTCAAAGAAAACTGGCTTGAAGAAATTAATTTATATACTGAAGAAATGCTTTAAAAACAGAGAGAAACACCATGAGCGAACTTGCGGAACGGTATTTTAAAGTTAAGGAACGCGTACATGAAGCCTGCAAAAAAGCAGGACGGAAGGAAGAAGAAGTCACCCTTGTCGCCGTTTCAAAATTCCACCCCATTGAGGCGATTATGGAAGTTGCGGAACTTGGACAAAAAGAATTCGGTGAAAATTATATCCAGGAAGCGCTGGAAAAAATTGCTCTGCGTCCGGATTTAAAATGGCATGCCATAGGTCCGGTACAAAGCAAAAAAACAAAAGAAATCATTGGCAAATTCAGCCTTATCGAAAGTTTGGCTTCCGATTCCTTATTGAAAGAACTTGAAAAACGAACACAAAACAGCAACCAGCGCCAAGATGTTCTGTTGCAGGTGAACATCGGACGGGAAGGACAAAAATCAGGACTGCTTGCTGAAGAAGTTCTTCCTTTTGCTCAAAAAGTTCTTCAAATTCCCGCTTTAAAACTCTGCGGGCTCATGTGTTTGCCTCCTTT
This window encodes:
- the rny gene encoding ribonuclease Y, with product MYIISLSVSIILTAIVGIVAGCFIQNRVTAKRLGDAKDLATRIINEARKEASAQKKELLVQCQDEILQQKKAMEIEYREQEREIKNRERKVQDLTERLDEKIERVTKKEDEIIAFEKEQAAKERQLAEKEAELQNLMDEQERKLQEVCGLTVEEAKARLFQEIEARTRHEAAHIVRVIETEAKENADRKAKEIIAGAIQRYAGDYVGEQTVTAVPLPSEDMKGRIIGREGRNIRAIEAATGVDLIIDDTPETVILSAYSPMRRQVARMALERLIQDGRIHPARIEDIVLKCEEELDIQVREVGEQATFDAGVHGIHAEIVRLLGQLKYRTSFTQNVLQHSLEVSALCGMMAAELGMDVKKAKRAGLLHDIGKAVDHEVEGSHALIGADIAKKYGESKEIIHAIAAHHEDQHPETALAVLVQAADSLSAARPGARKELMESYVKRLEELEGIATGFDGVSKAYAIQAGRELRVMVNSDNIDDDRAYLLCKDIVAKIEETLTYPGQIRVTVIRERRAVSFAR
- the hisI gene encoding phosphoribosyl-AMP cyclohydrolase, translating into MKIPFEPNFKKGGGLITAVVQDIHSNEVIMLAYMNEEAYQKTLETGEAHYYSRSKQRLWHKGETSGHIQKIHSIRLDCDSDALLLKVEQIGDIACHEGYHSCFFRELKNGIVSYCFKQLKHPTLIYKK
- the hisG gene encoding ATP phosphoribosyltransferase: MPNQLKLGLPKGSLEDPTISLFDRAGWKIRKHIRNYFPDIDDPEITARLCRVQEIPHYIQDGILDLALTGKDWIEEMGIDMKSENSPVIHIADLVYSKVSNRPARWVLAVAGDSPYQKPEDLKGKRISTELKGVTQKYFERLGIPVQINYSWGATEAKVVEGLADAIVEVTETETTIKAHNLRVIDEVFVTNTVLIANRAAYENPVKRKKIEQINLLLQGALKAESLVGIKMNAPAAKLDAILALLPALNSPTVASLKDCEWLSLETVVDKNLVRDLIPKLREKGAEGILEYALNKVI
- a CDS encoding PhoH family protein; this translates as MNNKTAFTTTLTFDDPSLAQQLFGPLELYLKELSRYSGASFSTRGTELFISANSAKEQEQLALLFAKSYETLQKGKELDAHSLIDAYTQLKANAEEELFPQSNTLVTPRKTITARNNSQKIFLDLIREKEMIFATGPAGTGKSYLAVAAAVSMLQAKRVKKIILTRPAVEAGEKLGFLPGDMEEKINPYLRPLYDALGDMLGTAQLIAKQESGQIEVAPLAFMRGRTLNEAFLILDEAQNTTREQMKMFLTRLGYGSRAIITGDLTQIDLPPIHVSQLQEGEKKGETRSGLIHALKLLKHIPEIGFIHFKKSDVVRHPLVGQIVDAYDIFDTKMKNEDLSDNSMKNNES
- a CDS encoding HD family phosphohydrolase codes for the protein MKANQLNLKQLYIHIKGMLLYHDHGYGMLSLLGTALLLAFFIGIPHNDSPVLFVAGEIADETVVAKRDFLVEDEEGTKNRRDKIRAIQPLVFDYNREVATHVREAILNLLHAINTFSIHNDINGLEKIQKQFNSTYDTNVSLEEFKSLAAAKPQDFAFDTLLPWIDSRLSDGILADSRILYNTPNSILIRDTQTLAERLRSTSTGLIDLSSLTVAMGNQIRANLEISENSKQAFLKIFPHFLAPTLSLNQKETNDKTQAVLDSIKPIYFQIHKGEVIVRKGDIVTREAQLKMQAIFNNTSTNFNFYKTAGTFLLSLILMLGLFMTPSGQKGRILHSKDQLFIAVILILVGMGAGSLVLFGQSFSSELSLSLLAYFFPISGIAGLAVLIFAARRYCVIGFLVSFYTCLLFQGDISLFLFYFVSSMINTWLILRSQSRQDVVWSVIPLFTALLITGFSSALIMGLSPTKYLTLIYLLAANAILSIVILFALSPILEMMFGYTTRFRLMELMNLDHPLLQKLMMETPGTYHHCLVVSNLVEAGAKAIGANSLLAKVGALYHDIGKLGHPHYFSENQFDGVNPHDKLSPRMSCLIIFSHVKFGIELAELHKLGKEITDMICQHHGTRMPMYFYHKAVKAGENPKEADFRYSGPRPQTKEAAILMMADTLEAAIRSMPDPSSARISSSVETLVKNIYAEGQLDEADLTFKDLTKLIDGFTRTLIALNHQRISYPTIKINDPNTKEEQKNSENKSETKTESKPENREEKQKIQ
- the ybeY gene encoding rRNA maturation RNase YbeY — encoded protein: MKNKYDIRIDSLPPYPKKLWEEILVLFLGLLETHKNFSFKNCTLTLLVVKDNDMISYNKEQMNAYGPTNILSFPENDSKTVFIGKAQSAIMKNRSSLGTLILSIDTLLREAYLYGQNPQTHAVRLLAHGLAHLLGYDHGKEMWELTDFLEDNFSRQEYSHTITPFWSFTHG
- the era gene encoding GTPase Era, translating into MAKSHRCGWVVLMGPPNAGKSTLTNALIGQKVSIVTSKPQTTRNRIIGICSEDNAQVIFMDTPGLHHDKNQMRGPLGKQMIQATWQSLSTANAIMMVLDSDLYIRKPEFLERDIASFKMAFAQEERPVFIIVNKVDLFADKAKMLPLLEKLHEDLPKATLYPLSAAQKDGIAELKKMLIDAMPEGEPQFPKDQLSTAPTRFLCAEIIREKVFDHLRQEVPYTTAVDIEHWEEIPEKNQTIINAVIYVARSSHKAMVIGRAGTTIKEIGTLARKDIQELIGGKVHLELWVKVKENWLEEINLYTEEML
- a CDS encoding YggS family pyridoxal phosphate-dependent enzyme; amino-acid sequence: MSELAERYFKVKERVHEACKKAGRKEEEVTLVAVSKFHPIEAIMEVAELGQKEFGENYIQEALEKIALRPDLKWHAIGPVQSKKTKEIIGKFSLIESLASDSLLKELEKRTQNSNQRQDVLLQVNIGREGQKSGLLAEEVLPFAQKVLQIPALKLCGLMCLPPLDDNPEHTRPYFIQLRELKEKIEKELNMTLPHLSMGMSADFPVAIEEGATIIRVGTDIFGPRKQY